CACAAAGTGGGTTTCGCCAGATCATTCGAGCGTTGGTCCTACTATGTTAGGCCACAAGGCAAGTTCCGTCAAACTATCCGGAATGACTCCACTAATTCAAAGTGGTCATAGAAGACCATAGGGCGAATCTCGCCCTATGTTAAGGGTGAACACTGGCCCCAAAATCATGAAAAATCCCATAGGATATATCAAGACCTAAGGCAAGTATATGCTAGGCCACAGGTTTGGAGGTTATGCAACACCATTATAATGGATGGGTGCTCACCCTTAGTGATTATTTAAGAAACTGAAATTGTTTAAAGTCTTGAAAGAAGGTTGTAAATAGACACTAGGTGTgcagataataaaaaataataaactttcactaaaaagaaaaaaattacataGGAGGAATGATATTTTCAGGTTTCTCCCAAGTCTCTGTTAGTGTATTtaccctaggccattatcttggacctttttgtatgtcattttagttattaataaaagaggttttattatcattattattggtTTGCATATTACACAATAATGGTTAACATCcatagttacttattattatgttgataataataaaatataactagtatgattattgattgataatcatgagatgattatgtctatgttgatataattcaataatcatagatacttgttagagaataaagtattggatggacctgcattgagatcactacatgagttattgtcataagtgaatctcaaagtagttatgtcttaatcctttgacttgagattgtcatagtttccaacataaggactgttatgttttgacataaccaaacattgtctttaatcggacaatcataaagattatgattgagcataatagaaattatgtaagggatattgaacaatcaagatagaatttatgcctctctttgagagagatatcttctggacccctcgataagtgagactgagaaatgcatagccgtgctcaaataaattgataatgtgatcaatatcatttgattttatcagtctacttagagatcgagaaatcataagtttgaacattataaatttgacattgatcatgacttatgttcaaactagatattgtgTGACAAAGAGATCAATactataacgacccggaaattcggaccgctaccagcgctaggatccagatcggcataaggccgccgggacccatagcaagcctactatgcatcctgtacagtcggtataatccccaaacatgaataaacatttccatgaaacatttaaaactttacctttaactagcttgacctatgtatgcactatgactgaactcatagaacccctagggtcagcatactctatgtcaaactcggtctaaaacatacatcaacataaaaataaaactcatgtacaaagggattatccaactcgggccaagcacaatactacaACTCTGAACaaattacataatatcattttgtaaaacaactcttttacaacattacataaactttaccttacatcatgtccactactaatctattacatgaatctgactatagacataacctgctgatcttctgactatctctgactctgcaaacctgaggttaggggagaggggtgagctaaaagcccagtgagccgAACTAAAGAgaaaaacagtttattatatcatatgctttcatgacatgcatcacatcacaaacaatacacatcaaggatgaatttgtcaccattagccctctacatctaGATCTCATCTCATAACAAAATCCAACAATGCTCTATgctaggggcgatacggccacgcctggacttcacataactctatgccaggggcgatacggccacacctggtctttccatctcatatcatgccatacatgtcatatcgtgtcatattatgtcatatcatatcacatcatactgagggctaagggatcatccaatattcatccataTCATCATACAtcgtaatatgcaatgcaacatattcgtgatctctaatgcaacaacctatttcataacatagtattcatgatgcatgaacatgctttgaaCATTCAATTTCCTTGatattaaaagagttatgttctactcaccttgacTAGCTCTTGGaccgactctgaagcagctaacactgctaagcaccttggttcctcgggtccgatcctacatagatggactccagtgaggtgccaaacatactctaaacaatacataaacaactccccaaaaaccctttaaaacatcacttaaacatgcatagaaaacaaccttgaaaaggctggacagggcactttcggcggcaccttcggcgaccgaaccctctctccagagacgaaactcgggcaccttcggcagcaccttcggcggccgaaagtcccactccagagacgaaagtcaggcactttcggcggccgaatccttccttcggcggccgaaagtctactttcaagccaaaactcaactttcgggggcaaggttaggcggccaaaccatgcatccaaaggcaggttcggcggccgaaaccaccttcggcggccgaacctgagttcttcccagaagggcagaactcagcttctcatgcatttaagcctcccaaaacaagcacccaaccttatcaaaacatgcataaacccttaaccatgcacaaaggagcttaatagcttgattaaactccaaaaacaacatcaagacatacatagatagcttatgacccacataggccaaaaccatcaaaagaacccataatctcacttactctttcccaatcatgcatacactctcccacaagcataaactagctcaaacaCATCTCATAaccatacattgggcataaaacccacataaaccctaacatgcatatctacccatactcaaccatcaaaacatcttcaaacttgcttaaaacttctttaaaacataaaggaaagcatagatctacacttacctcttgaagatcgagggttggtgcgacccaaagcttgagaggtggagaacccaaactcttaaagtctccaaactcttaaagtctccaagctctccaaaccttgatccaagctttaaaactcttcaagacAACCATGTAACTTataaaaacgtgaaggattgaagaaaaagcatgaaaatgactagaggaggacatgaacacacctgagctcgagaatggggagaaaactcacccattttcggtctgaggggcttttataggtggccagccaaacctccttcggcggcctaacgtgcatgcaaaatacccccatgttcggcggccgaacttgaggttcggcggccgaacctggtttgttcaaacatagctttcggaggccgaaagcactcccaaaaccaactcatgttcggcggccgaacttcactttcggcggccgaacctggcaaaaacctccttggtcttttcttttcaaaactccaatctttttcatttaaaaccatgaaaatcagtaaaaacattttagaaaacacattttacccctctagaagcctctgacatcttcagaaattccagattccaacggagattccgccggaaggcaaggattccgatgccggaatctagccgggtattacaaatacatgttctatttattaggttttatcggactatcgatcctcatattagttgggtagtcataatgtcttgctatataccacttatgatttatgggtcttgtgggattgggcctattgccaattaatatgagtctattgggtcacacacaaaagaacattgttgatgtgctatgtcatgttaatgggctaaaagtccattagtataatttaataataataaagatgttattattattaatattaattattattataagataataatatttaaaagatctgcagtctatttgTAATTGTTAGAGATAAAAGATTTTTAGTTTTCCTTATCAAAACAAACTATCACGTaaaatatttgagtatctgcgagattgtgatagtgggtgataaacacaactcttttgcgaAAAGAATTCTTGAAAAACTAAAagacttaaaacatataaaactcCTGCTGCGAATTGTGGGGTGACGCTTTTTTTAGAGAAATTGTTTcaagctgcagattgtggagtaCATAGTTTATCCATCTTGAGAGAGCTAGTACTCTAAAAGGATAAAAGACGTTCCTATGGATACCATAAAGGGTGTTCGTtaaaaaggcagcaccatcagtccgcaaTAGTATCTTCTCATCGAGTCTAagaggttagtctcttatcctttctttcaaaataaacgaagcacacaGATCCCGGAAAGGAAAAcagagatttttttattttttcgttGCGTGTTTGgattgcagtaatctctgggtttcctaaCAGCCTCCACTACAACAGTATTTTCTACATTTATCACATTAGAGATCTAGTCAGTGGAAGTATCCTCAGTAcgctcctcctcctcttcgaTCTCACCCTCCTCCTCAGGAAGATGTTGtctatccaaaaaaaaaatcctccAAAGGAAGCCATTTTGCCCGCTCCTTCTTTATCGAATCCTTCCACTATAGGAGGGGGTGAGtgaggaggaagcatgatcacCTTCCTTAAGGGATGAGCACACTTAGAGGGGGGCTAGCAACCACGACAACAGTCCTGCCTTTACGAGCGGCACATGTCGCCTCAGCAAATTTGCTTGACCTAACCATatctacaaaaaaaaaaggaaaagtaagtaagaaaaataaaaaagatagaaaGAGAAATACTATTATCCCGAGCCTGGGAAGTGCCTTCACTAAGGCTAGGAAGATTGGACGAGTGAGGACCTTGGGTCTGGTTTGCCTGCAAATGGCTTTGTCAAGATAAAATGGCATTTCTCACTACCTGGGTGATGTCTATTTTCTTTGGAGATTTAGCTATCGTAAAGAGAAAGGCTAAAACTTCGTCCTCCTCTCTCCTCGGACGAACCCCATCCTTTTTCAATTCCACTCACTAATGCCAACTTGTTTAAAGATGCCTAAAACTCTCTGACGTCTAGTGACGAAggacaaaaaatttattttttcaccaCTTCAAAGAGGAAGGCATCTGGTCAAATATGGTTAAGTACTTTTGACTATTGAAGTATTAAAACTCTTCATTTTTACGAGTACCTAGTTGGTATAACTGGGAGAAAAGTGCTATACTCGGTTCAATGTGATTATTGAGGCAGAGGAATCGAAAAGCCATGAGAATTCCCCAACTATTAGGGTGAAGCTAGACAATCAAAAGCTTGTGAAACCAAAGGACTCCTACAAAGAATGGGTCCAGAGAGAATCGAAGACCCGCCTTCATCTGTTTTtcgaaaataatgataatatactcagcaagaatcaattcATTAACACGAACGCAGGGAGAAGGAGTCAAGACTTGTAAAGACTCTCGAGGAATTTGATAAACATCATAGAGACGATTTATATCACGCTCTCAGAGAATAAATGAAGTCTTACTAATTGAGTAATgacttttttataaataaactaaataatttaatttataaaatatatatagtaaaatttaaaaatttaatagtaattttttcataaataaaattactattccaaatactttccttttttattattttttaataaaaaaattacttccaCTCTTTAAGATTTCAACTTTAATattctatttttcattttaaaaatatttaaacagTGAATGGTTTAttcactatttaatttatttttatacaatcaaattttattattaaaaagtaataattattttatttatatctgtttatatgattaaaattatatattagattatttaaatttatcagaacaaattttacaattttaaaaaaataattttaattataattagatCATTCAATGGACTTCATaaactattatattttaaaaaaataattttagaaaaattaatttaataaattatgagttaaattatttttttaaaaaaatcttaaatataaataaattaaataatatttctacAGATAATAGATTAAACTgttcaaattataaataaaaatttttaaaatggacAAATTGATTCAACtcgtaaaattttttttaatacaagTTTTCTTCACCTACTTTAAATCACAAGTTgagaactttatttttaatatttatatgaataaaaaatatttttgaagagAATGAAATTAAAGGTTTTACTGAAAAGATGAAATTGAGTCCTTCTATGACTCTAATTTCTCTTTCTCGATCCGCcactataaatatttttaaaatttatggctgttctaaaaataactaaattaagtTTATTGGATAAGATATACCATACATGAGAATTCGCTCAAATGAGTGCTTACCCCTACATAGACTGCTTCATACACGCACACAAGCGAGTCTTACTTATAATCGGTGTGTACACCAAAATGCCATATATCTAAAATCATGGTAGGCCCACCCAATTGGCTGAGTGTAGATTCCTGTAAACATTTTTCCACATACACCTACTGATATATTTTACATTTAATTTCCCTCACCAGTTGTAGAACTCAGGAGACAGGCGAGGCGAAAGAAGAACTTCAAGTGGGGTGGCTTTCATATTTGTCATTCCAAATTTCCCAGTCATGTCAATAGGTGCACTTGTAGGATTTGAAATCTCAAAAGCTTGAAGAAAGCTAGCCAATACTGTTGCTACCATTTGCAGGCCAAAAGAGGTTCCGGGGCAAGCTCTTCTACCACTTCCAAATGGGATCAGCTCAAAATTTTGACCTCTCACATCAATATGCTTATGGCTAGTGAGGAAACGTTCTGGCTTAAACTCCAATGAATCTGGCCATATGCGTGGGTCTGTATGAATCTTCCAGAGATTGGTAAACAACCAAGTGCCTTTTTTTACATGGTAGCCACTGATGGTGCAATTCTCTCTGATCTCTCGAGGGCCTGACAATGGTGCTGGTGGACACAATCGCAATGCTTCTTTGATTATGGCTTGAAGATAAATCAGCTTGCTGATATCTGATTCGTTCACTTTTCTTTCCCTGCCAACCATCATGTCTAATTCCTCTTGTGCTTTCTTCAATGTGATTTTGTTGTTTAGCAATAGTGATATTGTCCATGTCAATACAATTGTTGTCGTCTCGCTTGCTCCTAAAATTAAATTCTGTCACATAAAAGTTTTATTAGCTGTatcatgaaaaattaaataccaatatttttcattttaatttataaaaaaaaattatttaaattggaTTTATATGGATTCGTGGTGTAAATATAGTGAATTCTTAGAGAGTATGAGACTAACCAAACATGTTGATTTGTTGATGGTGTCAGAATCGCAACCAACATGATCTGAGCCTTCAAGAACAGAAAGCATTAGGGTCATGAAGTCATGCTCTTCATTAGCCACTTCTTCAGAATTTCTCTTACTGCGATGCTCCTCTAACCATTCACTAACAAGCTCGTCAAGTTCTTTAGCAGTTCTTTTCATGACCTTCTCATATCCACCTACGTCCAGCCAACCAAGAAAAGGGATTGCATCCCTCAAAACAAAAACCCCCGTTAAGTGAAAAAAACTCTCTATCGCCTTATGGCACCGCTCGGCTTCCTTCCCGTCGCCCCCACCAGCAGTTCCGGCGTACCTCTTCCCTACAACCAATCTCAGGATCAAATTAAGATTCAAGTCGCTAAACCTTTGTTTCAAGTCAACTACAACATGATTTGAGCCAATTCTTTTCTCCATCCAACATACGTGCAGCTCTTTTAAAAAGTTCTCAATTTCAGACACTCTAACGTGCTTGAGTGACTCAAGCTGGCGACTAGACAGTAGCTCCATGGTTATCAATTTGCGCATTTCACGCCAGTAATCTCCGTATGGTGCAAAGCCGAACATGGCACCATCGTAGCTCAGGTACTTTGCCGCAGTGAAACTGGGGCGGTCGGCTAAGGCTATATCGTTGGTGGTGAACAACTCCTTCGCCACTTCCCAAGAGCTCACTACCAAGGCTTGGCGTGCACCAATATGAAGGGTGAAGATTGGTCCATACTTGTCAGCTAAGTCTCCCAACATTATGTGGGGAAGTTGTTGGCATCCTGCAAACAGAGGGAGGTGGCCGAGTAAGGGCCATGCACCGGCGGGTTTGGGTGGTTGAGGTTTCTTGGCAACCGCAAACCACCTTACTAGATAGTTGTAAACAATTAAAAGAAGAACAATAAGTCCTGCTGTGATGGTATTTACATAGGCAAATAAAAATTGGATTGCAACATGGTGCTTAGAATTGGACATCTTGTGCTGGAAGAGCTCTTCGGATTTGGCACACACACATATAGTTGCGGCTTATAATGGGGCTAATAAGGTCCTTTCTCAAACAGTCGTCTCCTCCATTAGTGAAAGTCAAACTTTAGGACCGAAAGAAAAATATCTTCAACCaactttaatcaaattaaagcCGGTATTTAATAATTACTTTGTCGTCGGGAGGTTAGTAATGAAATTGGGAACTGTAATAATATGAATAGTAGTGTGTTTGAGATAAAATAGTTCTTGCCCACTGCCTCCGCCCTAAATGACTTTTCCCCACTGCTCCCCAATAATCCGTCCTCGGATAGCTTTCTGAAGAGGAAGAGTATGTGAGAGGAGAGAGAATATTAGTGTTATTAATATCTTGAGtttgtattataattttttatttgatatatgataatattttaatgtattagtTCCATCGCATAACTGAGTAAAAATATCAGGAGCGACACAGTAAtttatatagaataaatatataaaattataaaattgattaaaaatttaaatttgtaaatatattCAATTACCGAAAATGAAAATCGTTGAACAGTCTTTATGTTAGATCTTTTTACGTTAACAATACTCAAAGACATATATAAAAAAGTGTAGAAAATTtgctaaaaaatttaaaaaaaaaatcaaacaaaacAAAACTAAAACTAACCTGAAATCAACCCAaatgttttatttaatatttttttagaattttgctaaattaaaaaagttttaaaaatttatgtgactattaacttataatttaagaattaaaatgtatttttgctttagaaaaaaaaaacttgcctGACACActcttgtctttttttttttttttttttctttagcaTGTAGCTTACTTTCCAAATTAGTCCAATAATTGAAGTCTCGTGAGTTGTGATAACAACCGACCAAAGTGCGTGACTTGCTCCCATCAACCGATGGCAGGCCCCTATTGGTTGATGATGACGGTTGAAGGGTTGCATAGCATTTCTTGGTCATCTTCGTTTTCTTGATTCTTGCTGCCCTTTCCCTTTCTTTTCTATACTGGCCTTTATTGTTTTTTCCTTTTAGTGTGCTTTTACTTTttgtatttttcttaaaaagaaaaacgACAATTTGCCTTTCCAATTTGAATTTCATTTGCTTGTCAATATTATTGATTATGGTTGTTGTATGCAAGAAGGTGCTAGAAAAAAGTGGCCTGTGGAACTgctacttattttttatttattttatatattacttgaatatttgaaatttattgaATAAACTTAAGGAAATTCATACCAAATTCACCTTAACATAgacttttgattaaaaaaaaaagtgaaaagttACAGTTATTAAGTAAATTTAAAAGGattatctatattttaatttgacaataattgcttttttttaaggtaaatttaaaaaaataatctataAGTAAATTTAAAAGTGAATCGTTAAATCCGCATATAGATAAAcgctatatttatatttagtataataaataaaatatttatatttaaaagattaaaatatttattaatataatatttatatctaataggagtaaaatatatatttaataaatttaatataattatattaaattaattataatagaattaattttaaatttaataaaaatataattttaatttattaaatttaaattgattaaattttattttaattaaattaataaaaaaattttaaattttttatttaaaaaataaaaacattaaatacaacaatatattaaaaataaactctCATGTAACTTATACCCATTTAACACTTAAACTTTCAAGGGGGCGACGCGCTGTGGCAACAGCTCATGCTTGCCCCTTAGATCTGTCCCTGTGTGCATTGGACAAAGAAGCAGTCCTATGCTGCTTCTGTACACATCTGGCTTTCCAAAACAATCAAAAgttactaaaaatattaaagttagaTCTCACATCAAAACCTGCCCAATTCCTGTTTTGTTCAACAGCTTCTTCAATATAATTGGCTtgtcattaattttaatatgtaattgGCTTGTATATTATGCTTTTCTTTTATATCTTATTTATATCTTACATTTAATTTGACTATAATAAATGAagtctaaataaatattttttctttattattgtgATCCGACTTTAAACTAAATTCAATTTTAGAATACTCTTCCTTATCAATTCGATATTTGTTCGAATTTTAAAACAAACTTAAGATTCTAGGttcaaattttaaaacaaaCTTAAGATTCTAGATTCTATTTTAATCttcgtattttttatttttaaaattttattctattccgaattgattagaaaattttaattttattctattccGAATTGAgtagaaaaatttttaatttctttaaattaattttgtgtTTTAACTGTAATTATAAAAAGTTAGAATTATGgttcaaatttaaaaagtttgtaaatatttatttattttttatatctaaCCGTTTTTGATAATTTAggctataattatatttaattcacAAGAATATGACACTAAATATATAAGTAAACCGACTAGatacataaaattataataataagcaTACGTTCATCTCTTTATGTTTAACTGGTCGATTTTCTATGGAAAATTGTTGTAATAACCAAGGcgcaaatcaaattaaattgaaatgggaatattaaatattaaactaaACCAAACCAAAACTAAtatcataaattaaatagaaactTTACTTAAAAAACTATGTAAGACATATATCTCTAATCTACTGGATTATGACTAAATCTTATTTGTATTGAAACGATTTTCTAAAGATAACatgttttcagcgagtatctatTTCATATATGAATATCAAACTTGGATAGTActtaagggaaaaaaaaagttgaaaaacttacgagaagaaagagagaaaaagaagaaatagtATTTGTCAAACTTCTTTGATTGATTTATTTCATTTGTACACCTATATATACAGAAAAGAGGATGGATCTAGAATAGCCAGCTGTTTATTTTTGTACAGCTATAcatttaagagaaaaaaaaaaggtttctgGAAACAAGCTAAAATGGTGCATTTTGAACTTGCACTAAACATATCGTTTTTGCTCATCTTCTTAAATGTCACCGTGTCGAGTGGATTGATTTGCTTTTATTCTTTTCACCCTCCCTGCAAGATGAAGGCAACAAAAGCATCGGGAGCCTCATCTTGGAAAGTAAGAAATGGAAACTGCTAGAACCGAGGGGTTTCGTGAAGAGATTTGCGACTTGCTGTTGTGAAGGGACATGGCGAGTGATGATGAATCCTTTAGAGATCTGGTTACAAATGACATGGCAGTCGATCTCCAAGTATTTTGTTCTTTTGTGGAACACTGGATTCGCTGCGATgtgtaaaataattttgttaTCACAGTGAAGAGGGATAGGGAGAGCGAAATCTATATGGAATTCTCTTAAAAGATAAGAAATCCACTAAAGCTCACAGATAGTTGTGGCCATACTTTTATACTTAGCTTTGGCTGATGACCGACTAACCATTGtttgtttctttgttttctAGGAAATCAAGGATGAGCCTAGAAAAATGCAGAACTCAAAAAGCGATTTCCCGGAAGTAGGACAAGTGATCCAGTCTGAGTCGCAATAAGCAGAGAGTTGAAGGGATGTGTTTGCTGGAAAGTGAAGA
The sequence above is a segment of the Manihot esculenta cultivar AM560-2 chromosome 5, M.esculenta_v8, whole genome shotgun sequence genome. Coding sequences within it:
- the LOC110614317 gene encoding cytochrome P450 CYP82D47; this encodes MSNSKHHVAIQFLFAYVNTITAGLIVLLLIVYNYLVRWFAVAKKPQPPKPAGAWPLLGHLPLFAGCQQLPHIMLGDLADKYGPIFTLHIGARQALVVSSWEVAKELFTTNDIALADRPSFTAAKYLSYDGAMFGFAPYGDYWREMRKLITMELLSSRQLESLKHVRVSEIENFLKELHVCWMEKRIGSNHVVVDLKQRFSDLNLNLILRLVVGKRYAGTAGGGDGKEAERCHKAIESFFHLTGVFVLRDAIPFLGWLDVGGYEKVMKRTAKELDELVSEWLEEHRSKRNSEEVANEEHDFMTLMLSVLEGSDHVGCDSDTINKSTCLNLILGASETTTIVLTWTISLLLNNKITLKKAQEELDMMVGRERKVNESDISKLIYLQAIIKEALRLCPPAPLSGPREIRENCTISGYHVKKGTWLFTNLWKIHTDPRIWPDSLEFKPERFLTSHKHIDVRGQNFELIPFGSGRRACPGTSFGLQMVATVLASFLQAFEISNPTSAPIDMTGKFGMTNMKATPLEVLLSPRLSPEFYNW